The following are encoded in a window of Fretibacter rubidus genomic DNA:
- a CDS encoding YdiY family protein: MTHAQKLMSATATVAITLALSTSALANPLAGWSGEAALTGSKTTGNTETTDIGLALDLTKTDGPWRNKFNASFDYGETSNIKNRQRLVLGYQIERDINDRLFGYANADYFQDDFGAFETGYFVGGGLGYKLVLPEPLAWDITGGAGYRSQKTQGPLSVTENEFALNGRSEIDYQFNDAVSAYNNTEILWSDSDTYIWNEVGLTAQLMGNLAARASFRIDNHSTVPLGREKTDTITRIGVVYTLN, from the coding sequence ATGACACATGCACAAAAATTAATGTCTGCAACCGCAACTGTTGCAATCACACTGGCTTTATCAACATCCGCACTGGCCAATCCGCTGGCGGGATGGTCAGGCGAAGCGGCCCTGACGGGGTCCAAGACCACAGGCAATACGGAAACAACAGACATCGGCCTGGCCCTTGATTTGACCAAGACAGACGGGCCGTGGCGCAATAAATTTAACGCCAGCTTTGATTACGGCGAAACATCCAACATTAAAAATCGCCAGCGCCTTGTACTGGGCTACCAAATTGAACGCGATATTAATGACCGCCTCTTTGGTTATGCCAATGCCGATTATTTCCAAGATGATTTCGGCGCATTTGAAACCGGTTATTTTGTTGGTGGTGGCCTCGGTTATAAGCTTGTCCTACCAGAGCCTTTGGCCTGGGACATCACAGGCGGCGCGGGTTACCGGTCGCAAAAAACGCAAGGGCCGCTGTCTGTCACAGAGAACGAATTTGCCTTGAACGGTCGCTCTGAAATTGATTATCAATTTAATGACGCCGTCAGTGCCTATAATAATACAGAGATTTTGTGGTCTGATTCAGACACCTATATCTGGAACGAAGTCGGCCTGACCGCACAGTTAATGGGCAATTTGGCTGCGCGCGCATCGTTTCGTATTGATAACCATTCGACCGTGCCTTTGGGCCGCGAAAAGACTGACACCATCACACGTATCGGCGTCGTTTATACCCTCAACTAG